Genomic segment of Borrelia hispanica CRI:
GTTCAGAAAAAAGTTTTTTACCAGGATTTGAACATAAGAGTGGAATTCATGAAACTGAGTCTGCAATAGTTGATGCTGATTCAGAGGCTATATTGCCTGGGGATTTAGTAATAGTTAGTAAGTCCTCTAATATGGGAGATATTTTGGTAAAAAAAGCAACATCTAGTACTACAAACACTGATGTTGTTCGTGGATTTGCTATGAAAAAGACCTATATACCTTCATATGAAACAGAAAAGTACTTACCAGGAGAAGTTGTTCCTATTAGAAGACGTGGTGAAGTAGTAGTAACTCTTGATACATCATATACAACTCCTAAAATTGGGCATTATGTCTTTCTGAAAGATGGCAAACTTGTCCAAGACAAAAATGGTAAAGGTGGGGTTCAGGTGGGTAGAATCAAGGACATTAGCATTAGTACTTCAAGTAAAGTTGTGTTATTAGATGTTCAAATTGGTCATGAATATGATACTAGCGGTAATAGGAAATTTTCATCGTAAAAACAAGGAGGTTATTATATGAGTAGAAATATTTTGATGGAATCGAGCGGTACTTATTATGGAGATATTGTAAAACTTGCAAAAAATGGACTTGAAGATTTGATACCTTATAAGATAATAAGCAAAGATGACCTCAGAGATGGGTATTATGTGGTTCGTAAGAAATCGTCGCGTTCTAATGTTACTACAGGTTTTGGTGATTATATTAATGAAATTGGGATGAGTTCTAACCCAATGCAAGAAGCTACGTACAAAATGCACAGATTTGATACACTTCAACGTATATCACAACATGATTTGATGCATGGTACCATAAGTGAAGATGAGGTGAGAAGCCATTTAGAATCTAATCTGATGGAGAATGCTTTTGATTCAGTGGTTTTTGGCAGACCATCGATAAAAATGGAGGGTATTGCAACACTTTCTGGTAGAACTAAATTGACGGCTACACAGGCTTCGTCATTAACTACTGGTGTTACTTTGCATCAAAAGGTTGTTGAAGCTAAACGTAAATCTGAGGAATATAAGAAAAAAATTGGTGGAGCTTATATCTTATTATTACCACATAAGTTTTCACATCTCTTATTAGATCTTTACAGTGAGCCTCAGTATATAACGGTAAACGATGCACTTATTAGAGACCATAAGATAATAACATCGATCGTCAAGGGACTTGAACATCCAGTTCTATATGAGCCTGATGCGTCAGTGATGTTTATGCCATTTTTATCCGAAATATACTTTAGAAAGTTTTCAGCGGCTGATGGTGAGTATATTATTGCATCAATGGAATCAGCAGGAGTTGTGCATTTTCATCCAGAAGAAGTTGTTGAAATTACTATTAGTAGTTAGTTATTTGGCTTATAGAGAGATTGACTAATATATGGATCAAAGTATTTTTTTTTCACAATCTGTTGGTAGTTATAATGGAGATATTGTAAGTCTTGCAAAAAAAGAGGGGCTTCAAGATTTAGTGTCTTGTAGGGTGATTAGTAAAGATGAAATTCAAGATGGGTGTTGTGTGTTTTATAGGCGTCGGCCGCAGATTGATAGAGTTTCACACAAAATGCATTTACTTGATTGCAGGATATCTGTATCACACAGTTCTTTGATGTTTGGTACTGAGAATAATAATTCAATTAAGGCTGATTTAGAACATGGTCTTATGAAAACCGTTTATTATTGGGTTATTTTTGGAGACTCATTTAGGAATATAGAAGGTATTGCAACACTTTCTGGTAGAACGAAATTAACAGCTACATCGGTTTCGTCATTAACTAGTGGAACTATGTTATATGAAAAAGTTGTAGAAGCTAAACGTAAATCTCAGAAGTATAAGAAAATATTGAATGGATCTTATATGGTATTATTACCCCATAAGTTTTCATCTCTCTTAGTAGATCTTTACGATGAACCTCATTATATAACAATACGAGATGCACTTCTGAAAGACCATAATATATCAATATCAGTATTAAAAGGACTTGAACATCCGGTTCTTTACGAAGTTAATCCTTCAATAATGTTTGTTCCTATTATGTCTGAAATAGGTTTTAGAAGATTTGGAGACATGGAATATGAATATATCCAGGCATCAATGCATACAGCAGGAGTTGTTCATTTGCGTCCAGAAGAAGTTGTTGAGATAACTATTACTAGTTAGTTATTTGGATTATCGAGAGATTGACTAATATATGAATCATGTTGATATTAGTGATAACGATGTTTTACTTAATAAGTGGATCAGTATGACTTCTATAGAATATTTACGTATGATGTGTATGAAAGATGATGGTCGTATAGATATACCATTGAGTCTTAGACCAGAGCTTTTAGAGTGTTTGAGGTATACAAAGTCGATTCTGGGTCTTTATTATATGGAAAGTGATGCTTATAATAATTGGTTATTTATATTGATAGAGGCAGTGTATACTGATGTATTTCATGCTAAATGCTTTAAGTCTGGGACTCAAAAAGATTGCAAATTCAAAAAGTTGATTGATCAGATTGATTCTCTTTTTGCTAGAGTTGATCAGAGTACTTTTTTGAGCATTGGTTAAGTAAGTTTAGGAGGTTGAGATTTGTGATTGGCGTTAATGATATTAAGTCTAAGATTAGTAAATCGATTTTTAATAAAGCAAAAAGTTTTATTGGATCTAGAATAAATAAGAATCTTGGTGTTTTACGATCGCAAGTTCCAGGTCGACTTCGTAATATCACTAGTATTCAAACTCAAGAGACTTCTAAAGGTCTCAATATTGAGGTTAAAGTAAACTCTCCTTTGTCTAGGATGTTAGATTCAGGGGATGCATACAGTTCATATTCTAATCTTAGCTTGTCTAGGGTTAGAATATGGGCTTCGCATAAGGGACTCATTGATTCAGCTGTTCCTATATGGCTCAAGATCAAAAATAGAGGACCTAAAAAACAATATACAGATTGGATCAAGAAAGATCTTATTCCCAAAACGAAGGATTTGTTAAAATGAAATATATTGAAAAATTTTTGCACACATTGAAGAAAGATTTAAATAATTATTTGTTTTCTAATAAGTTTGCAACAACTCAAATTTTTTACAAATCTGAGATCCCTACTTGTACGACATTGAAGCTTCCAGTTGTAGTTTTCGCATTAAAAAGCTTAGGTGAGATTGTACTTAAGTGTCAAAGTTATTCATTTGCTATAAGTCTTGATTTTTTAGTTTACACAGAGTGCACAGAGCACAAACCAACTATTGGTCTTGAGATTGCAACTTTAATAGTTAATTTTTTAGTTGTAAACTATTCTCTTCAATCGTTTTCCATTGATGATTCACAAATTTTAGAGGACGATGACAAAGATACTCAGATGGTAACTATAATAAGGAGCACTCTTGGTATTAGGATTAACAGTAGTGATTTGGGTTTATCGTGTGCAAAAAGGAGGAATTAAATGGC
This window contains:
- a CDS encoding structural cement protein Gp24 gives rise to the protein MLGLRMHKFSFSGSEKSFLPGFEHKSGIHETESAIVDADSEAILPGDLVIVSKSSNMGDILVKKATSSTTNTDVVRGFAMKKTYIPSYETEKYLPGEVVPIRRRGEVVVTLDTSYTTPKIGHYVFLKDGKLVQDKNGKGGVQVGRIKDISISTSSKVVLLDVQIGHEYDTSGNRKFSS